A part of Micromonospora chersina genomic DNA contains:
- a CDS encoding endonuclease/exonuclease/phosphatase family protein, translating to MRHRHLPTVALALGVGVLLDVLRVWLPSIITIFGQAAETPAELLGAFALGWFVLALAAPVLVRRLGARRTRLAAAGLLAATRLALTAAPGGRVQLWLACAGLLAGLVWLAATAATVDRPAPGLAFGLAGAAVGHALLGTEDLVWRGGVLGWAVSLLLAGAFLAAQSAAGPAAGLRDSGAAGRLAWLLVGPVLLLAGQLALAPAVWDAAASYWHGSADLPGLGLPPAHLAAVPELAIGLFLVALLVQPPRPVARLLWPVALVAGAGLFAADRAGWLAAAVLLGAAGLGGCLALVDTVADPGKALAHRRSGRALVRATVAGTATASGSVAGAGAGVVTGPDDAARSGEPAGPHTGGGDGGGRRGFAVVGGMLGFAVGAVAYYAAYDLGYPNGWVPVLAALAVAAAAVAAPPGAARRFRTPVPAWTVLGAMLLTAVGGGIHRPAPAPHPPATPPAAVRVVAYNIRMGFGLDGRLDVDALARAVNGSRPDVVLLSEVDRGWLLNGGHDTLALLAGRLRMPYVFAPAADPVWGDAVLSRFPVRAGETRPLAAHGAPTGAQALGVTLDLGGRDLAVVATHLQPPPGQDPAAQAREVAAFATRYAAGRPLVLGGDLNTEPADPAFAEFARAGLVDALAAARPLRTSPADDPRTQIDHVLVSAGLIASGALAPRGTASDHLPVAVTLALP from the coding sequence GTGCGCCACCGTCACCTCCCCACCGTGGCGCTCGCCCTGGGCGTCGGGGTCCTGCTCGACGTGCTGCGGGTGTGGCTGCCGTCGATCATCACCATCTTCGGCCAGGCGGCCGAGACGCCGGCCGAACTCCTCGGCGCCTTCGCCCTCGGCTGGTTCGTGCTCGCCCTCGCCGCACCGGTCCTGGTCCGCCGGCTCGGTGCGCGCCGGACACGCCTGGCCGCGGCCGGCCTCCTGGCCGCCACGCGGCTCGCCCTGACCGCCGCGCCCGGCGGCCGGGTGCAGCTCTGGCTGGCCTGCGCCGGCCTGCTCGCCGGCCTGGTCTGGCTCGCCGCGACCGCCGCGACGGTCGACCGCCCGGCGCCGGGGCTGGCGTTCGGCCTGGCCGGGGCCGCCGTCGGGCACGCCCTGCTCGGCACCGAGGACCTCGTCTGGCGGGGCGGCGTGCTCGGGTGGGCGGTGAGCCTCCTGCTGGCCGGCGCCTTCCTCGCCGCGCAGTCGGCCGCCGGTCCCGCGGCCGGGCTCCGGGACAGCGGTGCGGCGGGCCGGCTCGCCTGGCTGCTGGTCGGGCCGGTGCTGCTGCTGGCCGGTCAGCTGGCGCTCGCGCCGGCCGTGTGGGACGCCGCTGCCTCGTACTGGCACGGCTCGGCGGACCTGCCCGGCCTGGGACTGCCACCGGCCCACCTCGCAGCGGTCCCCGAGTTGGCGATCGGCCTGTTCCTGGTGGCGCTGCTCGTCCAGCCACCCCGGCCGGTGGCCCGGCTGCTCTGGCCGGTGGCCCTGGTGGCCGGCGCGGGGCTGTTCGCCGCCGACCGGGCCGGCTGGCTGGCGGCGGCGGTCCTGCTGGGCGCCGCCGGCCTCGGTGGCTGCCTCGCCCTCGTCGACACCGTCGCCGACCCCGGGAAGGCGCTGGCGCACCGCCGCTCCGGGAGGGCTCTCGTCCGCGCGACGGTCGCGGGAACCGCCACGGCCTCCGGCTCCGTCGCAGGCGCAGGTGCCGGCGTGGTGACCGGACCGGACGACGCAGCCCGTTCCGGCGAGCCGGCCGGGCCGCACACGGGCGGCGGGGACGGTGGCGGGCGGCGCGGGTTCGCCGTCGTCGGCGGGATGCTGGGCTTCGCGGTCGGCGCGGTCGCCTACTACGCCGCCTACGACCTCGGGTACCCCAACGGTTGGGTGCCGGTGCTGGCGGCGCTCGCCGTGGCCGCCGCGGCCGTGGCCGCCCCGCCGGGCGCCGCACGCCGGTTCCGCACGCCGGTGCCGGCGTGGACGGTCCTCGGCGCGATGCTGCTGACCGCCGTCGGCGGCGGGATCCACCGGCCGGCGCCGGCCCCGCACCCGCCCGCGACCCCTCCCGCGGCGGTACGGGTGGTGGCGTACAACATCCGGATGGGGTTCGGGCTGGACGGGCGGCTCGACGTCGACGCGCTGGCCCGGGCGGTGAACGGCAGCCGGCCGGACGTGGTGCTGCTCAGCGAGGTGGACCGGGGCTGGCTGCTCAACGGCGGCCACGACACCCTCGCGCTGCTCGCCGGGCGGCTCCGCATGCCGTACGTCTTCGCGCCCGCCGCCGATCCGGTGTGGGGCGACGCGGTGCTGAGCCGCTTCCCGGTGCGGGCCGGCGAGACCCGGCCCCTCGCGGCGCACGGCGCGCCGACCGGGGCGCAGGCGCTCGGTGTCACGCTCGACCTCGGCGGCCGGGACCTCGCGGTGGTCGCCACCCACCTGCAACCGCCGCCGGGGCAGGACCCGGCGGCCCAGGCCCGCGAGGTCGCCGCCTTCGCCACCCGGTACGCGGCCGGCCGCCCGCTGGTGCTCGGCGGCGACCTGAACACCGAGCCCGCCGACCCGGCCTTCGCCGAGTTCGCCCGGGCCGGCCTGGTCGACGCCCTCGCCGCGGCCCGACCCTTGCGCACCAGCCCGGCCGACGACCCGCGCACCCAGATCGACCACGTCCTCGTCTCGGCGGGCCTCATCGCGTCCGGGGCGCTGGCCCCGCGCGGCACGGCGAGCGACCACCTCCCGGTGGCGGTAACGCTCGCCCTGCCCTGA
- a CDS encoding HU family DNA-binding protein, with the protein MNKAELIEALAVRLGDRKTATAALDAVLAEVQAAVTKGEKVAITGFGAFEKRVRGARTARNPRTGEAVKVKKTSVPTFRAGAGFKEMVASGKLPKATAAARKTAAAAAKTTGAKATGAKATGAKATAAKKTTAAGAAKKTTAAKATKTTAATKKAAPAKKAAAKTTAAKKTTAAKKTTAAKKTTAAKSTAAKKAPAKKAPAKKAATRR; encoded by the coding sequence GTGAACAAGGCCGAGCTCATCGAGGCGCTCGCCGTTCGCCTGGGGGACCGGAAGACGGCGACGGCCGCTCTCGACGCGGTTCTCGCTGAGGTCCAGGCGGCGGTCACCAAGGGCGAGAAGGTGGCGATCACCGGATTCGGAGCGTTCGAAAAGCGCGTCCGGGGCGCCCGAACAGCGCGCAACCCGCGGACCGGCGAGGCGGTGAAGGTCAAGAAGACCTCCGTCCCGACCTTCCGCGCGGGCGCGGGCTTCAAGGAGATGGTGGCCAGCGGCAAGCTGCCGAAGGCCACGGCCGCCGCCAGGAAGACCGCCGCGGCCGCCGCGAAGACCACGGGCGCGAAGGCGACCGGGGCCAAGGCGACCGGCGCGAAGGCGACCGCCGCGAAGAAGACCACGGCGGCGGGCGCCGCCAAGAAGACCACGGCGGCGAAGGCCACGAAGACGACCGCCGCGACCAAGAAGGCCGCGCCGGCGAAGAAGGCCGCGGCCAAGACGACCGCGGCCAAGAAGACCACCGCGGCGAAGAAGACGACGGCCGCCAAGAAGACGACGGCCGCCAAGAGCACGGCCGCCAAGAAGGCGCCGGCGAAGAAGGCTCCGGCCAAGAAGGCGGCCACCCGGCGCTGA
- the leuD gene encoding 3-isopropylmalate dehydratase small subunit, which produces MDKFTTHTGTAVPLRRSNVDTDQIIPAVYLKRVTRTGFADGLFNAWREDPSFVLNDPAHSGASILIAGPEFGTGSSREHAVWALRDWGFRAVISPRFGDIFRGNALKEGLLPVELELKAVEELWDLVESEPTTPITVDLAARQVHAGDATWAFPLDDHSRWRLMEGLDDIGLTLRHEAEISAYEGSRPSFLPSVA; this is translated from the coding sequence ATGGACAAGTTCACCACCCACACCGGCACGGCCGTGCCGCTGCGCCGATCCAACGTGGACACCGACCAGATCATCCCCGCCGTGTACCTCAAGCGGGTGACCCGGACCGGATTCGCGGACGGACTGTTCAACGCGTGGCGGGAGGACCCGTCATTCGTCCTCAACGATCCCGCCCATTCGGGTGCGTCGATTCTGATCGCCGGCCCCGAGTTCGGCACCGGATCCTCCCGGGAGCACGCCGTCTGGGCGCTGCGCGACTGGGGCTTCCGGGCCGTCATCTCGCCCCGCTTCGGCGACATCTTCCGCGGCAACGCGCTCAAGGAAGGCCTCCTTCCGGTCGAGCTGGAATTGAAAGCCGTGGAAGAACTGTGGGATCTCGTGGAATCCGAGCCGACCACGCCGATCACCGTCGACCTCGCCGCCCGCCAGGTCCACGCCGGTGACGCCACCTGGGCGTTCCCGCTGGACGACCACAGCCGTTGGCGGCTGATGGAGGGCTTGGACGACATTGGACTCACCCTCCGGCACGAGGCCGAGATCAGCGCTTACGAGGGGTCCCGGCCGTCGTTCCTGCCCTCGGTAGCCTGA
- the leuC gene encoding 3-isopropylmalate dehydratase large subunit — protein sequence MVGVTQPRTLAEKVWDAHVVRSAAGEPDLLFIDLHLLHEVTSPQAFDGLRLAGRRVRRTDLTIATEDHNTPTGYDDPAFRSRRGDLLTIADPTSRTQIETLRRNCAEFGVRLHPLGDENQGIVHVIGPQLGLTQPGMTIVCGDSHTATHGAFGALAFGIGTSEVEHVLATQTLPQARPKTMAVNVVGELAPGVTAKDLVLALIAQVGTGGGRGHIVEYRGEAIRNLSMEGRMTIANMSIEWGAKAGMIAPDETTFAYLKGRSHAPQGADWDAAVAWWRTLPTDEGATFDTEVTLDASRITPFVTWGTNPGQGVPLGAAVPDPEEFVTEPERVAARRALEYMDLTPGTALRDLAVDVVFVGSCTNGRLEDLRAAADVLRGHQVADGVRMLVVPGSAAVREAAEAEGLDKVFTDAGAEWRFAGCSMCLGMNPDTLKPGERSASTSNRNFEGRQGRGGRTHLVSPPVAAATAVVGRLAAPADL from the coding sequence ATGGTGGGAGTCACTCAACCGAGGACCCTGGCCGAGAAGGTCTGGGACGCGCACGTCGTCCGCTCCGCCGCCGGCGAGCCGGACCTGCTCTTCATCGACCTGCACCTGCTCCACGAGGTCACCAGCCCGCAGGCGTTCGACGGGCTGCGCCTGGCCGGCCGTCGGGTCCGCCGGACCGACCTGACGATCGCGACCGAGGACCACAACACCCCGACCGGGTACGACGACCCGGCGTTCCGCTCCCGGCGCGGCGACCTGCTCACGATCGCGGACCCCACCTCCCGCACCCAGATCGAGACGCTGCGCCGCAACTGCGCCGAGTTCGGCGTACGGCTGCACCCGCTGGGCGACGAGAACCAGGGCATCGTGCACGTCATCGGCCCGCAGCTCGGCCTCACCCAGCCGGGCATGACGATCGTCTGCGGCGACTCGCACACCGCCACCCACGGCGCGTTCGGTGCGCTCGCCTTCGGCATCGGCACCAGTGAGGTCGAGCACGTCCTGGCCACCCAGACGCTGCCGCAGGCCCGCCCGAAGACCATGGCCGTCAACGTCGTCGGTGAACTCGCCCCGGGCGTGACCGCCAAGGACCTGGTGCTGGCCCTGATCGCCCAGGTGGGCACCGGCGGCGGGCGCGGCCACATCGTCGAGTACCGGGGCGAGGCCATCCGGAACCTCTCCATGGAGGGCCGGATGACGATCGCCAACATGTCCATCGAGTGGGGCGCCAAGGCCGGCATGATCGCGCCGGACGAGACGACCTTCGCGTACCTCAAGGGGCGGTCCCACGCGCCGCAGGGCGCCGACTGGGACGCGGCGGTGGCCTGGTGGCGGACGCTGCCCACCGACGAGGGGGCGACCTTCGACACCGAGGTGACCCTGGACGCCAGCCGGATCACGCCGTTCGTGACCTGGGGCACCAACCCCGGCCAGGGCGTGCCGCTGGGCGCGGCCGTGCCGGACCCGGAGGAGTTCGTCACCGAGCCGGAGCGGGTCGCCGCCCGCCGGGCCCTGGAGTACATGGACCTCACCCCCGGCACCGCGCTGCGCGACCTGGCGGTGGACGTGGTCTTCGTCGGCTCCTGCACCAACGGCCGCCTGGAGGACCTGCGGGCCGCCGCCGACGTGCTGCGCGGCCACCAGGTCGCCGACGGCGTACGCATGCTCGTGGTGCCCGGCTCGGCCGCGGTCCGCGAGGCGGCCGAGGCCGAGGGGCTGGACAAGGTGTTCACCGACGCCGGCGCCGAGTGGCGCTTCGCCGGCTGCTCCATGTGTCTGGGCATGAACCCGGACACCCTGAAGCCGGGCGAGCGCTCCGCCTCGACCTCCAACCGCAACTTCGAGGGCCGCCAGGGCCGGGGCGGGCGTACCCACCTGGTGTCCCCGCCGGTCGCCGCCGCCACCGCCGTGGTCGGCCGGCTGGCCGCCCCCGCCGACCTGTAG
- a CDS encoding IclR family transcriptional regulator, which yields MSGVGVLDKAVVILAACVDGASLAELVERTKLPRATAHRLAQALEIHRMLVRDTQGRWRPGPRLGELANAAPDVLLTAAEPLLAALRDATGESAQLYLRRADERICVGAAERASGLRDTVPVGSVLPMTAGSAAQILLAWEPPEAVMPLLPRSKFTGRTLAEVRRRGWAQSVAEREAGVASVSAPIRDRTGRVIAAISISGPIERLGRRPGERHAMAVVRAGQRLSGL from the coding sequence ATGAGCGGTGTCGGCGTTCTCGACAAGGCGGTGGTCATCCTGGCCGCCTGCGTCGACGGCGCCAGCCTTGCCGAACTCGTTGAACGGACCAAGCTGCCCCGGGCCACCGCGCACCGGCTGGCACAGGCGCTGGAGATCCACCGGATGCTGGTCCGGGACACCCAGGGCCGCTGGCGCCCCGGCCCCCGGCTCGGCGAGCTGGCCAACGCCGCACCCGACGTGCTGCTGACCGCCGCCGAGCCGCTGCTCGCCGCGCTGCGCGACGCCACCGGGGAGAGCGCTCAGCTCTACCTGCGGCGTGCCGACGAGCGGATCTGCGTGGGCGCGGCCGAGCGGGCCAGCGGCCTGCGGGACACCGTGCCGGTCGGCTCGGTGCTGCCCATGACGGCCGGTTCCGCGGCGCAGATCCTGCTGGCCTGGGAGCCGCCCGAGGCGGTCATGCCGCTGCTGCCCCGCTCGAAGTTCACCGGCCGCACCCTCGCCGAGGTGCGCCGCCGCGGCTGGGCGCAGAGCGTCGCCGAGCGGGAGGCCGGTGTGGCGAGCGTCTCGGCCCCGATCCGCGACCGCACCGGCCGGGTCATCGCCGCCATCAGCATCTCCGGCCCGATCGAGCGCCTGGGCCGCCGCCCCGGCGAACGCCACGCCATGGCCGTGGTCCGAGCCGGCCAACGCCTCTCCGGCCTGTAA
- a CDS encoding fumarylacetoacetate hydrolase family protein: MRIARFAHAKGMSFGVVEGEPEAGPQGLTIAEIEGHPFGQIQFSGARWALSDVRLLSPILPSKVVCVGRNYAEHAAEHGSEVPKEPLLFLKPSTSVIGPRDAIRLPVFSKQVEHEAELAVVIGAPGARRADRAAAERAIFGYTCANDVTARDLQRSDGQWTRAKGFDSFCPIGPWITTGLDVSDLEVRCEVGRNPEEMEVRQLGRTKDMVFDVPALVSYISHVMTLLPGDVVLTGTPAGVSPLTDGDTVTVRIEGIGELTNPVVPVA, encoded by the coding sequence GTGCGTATCGCTCGTTTCGCTCATGCCAAGGGAATGTCGTTCGGGGTCGTCGAGGGCGAGCCGGAGGCCGGGCCGCAGGGCCTGACCATCGCCGAGATCGAGGGCCACCCGTTCGGGCAGATCCAGTTCTCCGGCGCCCGCTGGGCGCTCTCCGACGTCCGGCTGCTCTCGCCGATCCTGCCGAGCAAGGTGGTCTGCGTCGGCCGCAACTACGCCGAACACGCCGCCGAGCACGGCAGCGAGGTGCCCAAGGAGCCGTTGCTCTTCCTCAAGCCGTCGACCTCGGTGATCGGTCCCCGGGACGCCATCCGGCTGCCCGTCTTCTCGAAGCAGGTCGAGCACGAGGCGGAGCTGGCCGTCGTGATCGGCGCGCCGGGCGCGCGGCGGGCCGACCGGGCCGCCGCCGAGCGGGCCATCTTCGGCTACACCTGCGCCAACGACGTCACGGCGCGGGACCTCCAGCGCTCCGACGGGCAGTGGACCCGGGCCAAGGGCTTCGACTCGTTCTGCCCGATCGGGCCGTGGATCACCACCGGGCTGGACGTCAGCGACCTGGAGGTCCGCTGTGAGGTCGGTCGCAACCCGGAGGAGATGGAGGTACGCCAGCTCGGCCGGACCAAGGACATGGTCTTCGACGTGCCGGCCCTGGTGTCGTACATCTCCCACGTCATGACGTTGCTCCCCGGTGACGTGGTGCTGACCGGCACTCCGGCGGGGGTTAGCCCGCTCACCGACGGGGATACGGTCACCGTGCGGATCGAGGGGATCGGCGAGCTCACCAACCCGGTGGTCCCGGTCGCCTGA
- a CDS encoding 3-methyladenine DNA glycosylase: MTAALAPAAVLDAADWQARRRAHEERVDAWLGPHLARRRSGVRHPVEDFLFTYYSHRPAQLRRWHPGAGVVLRDADPAGFGRDYRATAAGVTLDTEGVRARRAESIAWIRALLAATAGRPAHLGCFGMHEWAMVYRQTQDEVRHNAWPLRLSPAETAAVVEERGVRCSHFDAFRFFTAPARPLNVLTPTRESQHALEQPGCLHANMDLYKWACKLSPLVASELVADCFELAKEVRTLDMRASPYDLSELGYPPVRVETVEGRHEYVRAQRSFAERAAPLRARLIAECDRILPAANG; encoded by the coding sequence GTGACCGCCGCCCTCGCCCCCGCCGCCGTGCTCGACGCGGCCGACTGGCAGGCCCGGCGTCGCGCCCACGAGGAGCGGGTGGACGCCTGGCTGGGGCCGCACCTGGCCCGCCGCCGGTCCGGGGTGCGGCACCCCGTCGAGGACTTCCTCTTCACCTACTACTCGCACCGCCCGGCGCAGCTGCGGCGCTGGCACCCCGGCGCCGGGGTGGTGCTGCGCGACGCCGACCCGGCCGGGTTCGGCCGGGACTACCGCGCCACCGCCGCCGGGGTCACCCTTGACACCGAGGGGGTACGCGCGCGGCGCGCCGAGTCGATCGCCTGGATCCGCGCGCTGCTGGCGGCGACCGCCGGCCGCCCGGCCCACCTCGGCTGCTTCGGCATGCACGAGTGGGCGATGGTCTACCGGCAGACCCAGGACGAGGTGCGGCACAACGCCTGGCCGCTGCGGCTCAGCCCGGCGGAGACCGCGGCGGTGGTCGAGGAGCGGGGCGTGCGGTGCAGCCACTTCGACGCGTTCCGGTTCTTCACGGCGCCGGCCCGGCCGCTCAACGTGCTCACCCCGACGCGGGAGAGCCAGCACGCGCTGGAGCAGCCGGGCTGTCTGCACGCCAACATGGATCTCTACAAGTGGGCCTGCAAGCTCTCGCCCCTGGTCGCCTCGGAACTCGTGGCCGACTGCTTCGAGCTGGCGAAGGAGGTCCGGACCCTGGACATGCGGGCGTCGCCGTACGACCTCTCCGAGCTGGGCTACCCGCCCGTCAGGGTCGAGACCGTCGAGGGCAGGCACGAGTACGTGCGCGCCCAGCGGTCGTTCGCCGAACGTGCCGCACCCTTGCGTGCGCGCCTGATCGCGGAGTGCGATCGGATCCTTCCCGCCGCGAACGGGTGA
- a CDS encoding barstar family protein: MTSERPWVRGELPWIRSGPLFRVHQDSAPALTKFLDRWSYRRVELDGRRMTSRADAHTELRRAFGFPGYYGRNWDAFNDCFGDYVLENNGALIAVVWTGIEAAAKAAPATTAEVGWALLQAAGGQMHSPAEGDNSAVSLDVFAIGSGPDFDRAG; encoded by the coding sequence ATGACGAGCGAGAGGCCCTGGGTACGCGGCGAACTGCCCTGGATTCGTTCGGGTCCGCTCTTCCGGGTGCACCAGGATTCGGCCCCGGCACTCACCAAGTTCCTCGACCGCTGGTCGTACCGCAGGGTCGAACTGGACGGGCGGCGGATGACGTCACGTGCGGACGCGCACACAGAACTACGCCGGGCGTTCGGCTTCCCGGGCTACTACGGCAGGAACTGGGACGCCTTCAACGACTGTTTCGGGGACTACGTCCTGGAGAACAACGGGGCCCTCATCGCCGTCGTCTGGACCGGCATCGAGGCGGCCGCGAAGGCTGCCCCGGCGACGACCGCCGAGGTCGGCTGGGCCCTCCTGCAGGCAGCCGGTGGACAGATGCACTCGCCTGCTGAGGGGGACAACTCAGCCGTGTCCCTGGACGTGTTCGCGATCGGCTCAGGTCCGGACTTCGACCGCGCCGGTTGA
- a CDS encoding GNAT family N-acetyltransferase: protein MPSDFSVKPTLTGDRVLLRPFVDDDLAAFEAILADPEVARLTGSPPGEGLEPARLRAWYGTRNSQPDRLDLAVVDRATGACVGEVVLNEWDRHNDSCNFRTLIGPAGRDRGLGTEAVRLVVGYGFEQLGLHRIGLEVFAFNPRARRAYEKVGFVAEGTLRQVLRDGDGWVDATVMSILADEWAAHRGHPAG, encoded by the coding sequence GTGCCGAGCGACTTCTCCGTCAAGCCCACCCTCACCGGCGACCGGGTCCTGCTGCGTCCGTTCGTCGACGACGACCTCGCGGCCTTCGAGGCGATCCTGGCCGACCCGGAGGTGGCCCGGCTCACCGGCAGCCCGCCCGGGGAGGGGCTGGAACCGGCGCGGCTGCGCGCCTGGTACGGCACCCGCAACAGCCAGCCGGACCGGCTCGACCTGGCCGTCGTGGACCGGGCGACCGGGGCCTGCGTCGGCGAGGTGGTGCTCAACGAGTGGGACAGGCACAACGACAGCTGCAACTTCCGCACCCTGATCGGCCCCGCCGGGCGGGACCGGGGGCTCGGCACCGAGGCGGTCCGGCTCGTGGTCGGGTACGGCTTCGAGCAGCTCGGCCTGCACCGGATCGGGCTGGAGGTGTTCGCCTTCAACCCGCGCGCCCGCCGGGCCTACGAGAAGGTCGGCTTCGTGGCCGAGGGCACGCTGCGGCAGGTCCTCCGCGACGGCGACGGCTGGGTGGACGCCACCGTCATGTCGATCCTCGCCGACGAGTGGGCCGCGCACCGGGGCCACCCGGCCGGCTGA
- a CDS encoding low temperature requirement protein A, which translates to MGGLGRIQLAGDAGDVSRLELFLDLIFVFAFLNVTGVTAEQLNLSGLPRGLLLLVLLWWCWAPFAWLGSTVRLDRGVMPVVMFGLSATLFVMGLTVREAFQDRPGGLSGPLVFAVGYLLVRGTTLTVTVVAAAGEVRPRRLLRRASPPPLAGALFLLAAALVPARVPDEVGREWIRFALVGCAIVAEYGGAMLLGADLWRIGSIPYWAERHGLIILIGFGETIISVGLSQGVATAQPLTPEVLVGALLGVALAGALWWTYFDLARFAAEQALERVAGTRRALLGRDAYSFLHLPMMTGLILVALGLKKVLGELQVGSDKPTPLLTLLVLHGGVLLYLSALVLFEVRTLRILGRSPVLGIVLVAGLAPLAPHLPVLAELALLAAAVGATALADLTVFRRRHRRLHAQIGPAQEHAGVTPKELFFDLVFVYAFLQVAALMADDPTWPGLARGLLVLAVLWQGWCAYAWLAAEVRAENAVVRLVMVLVVALTAMITLASPQALDDSRGGLPGPLVFVACYAAIRLLHLASFGLVAWQDPGWRTPPVRAATPTLVALGLMLVAALLPLPVGDVRQFSPPRVALWVLAIAVDVLGNARVGVRHLSVRSAEHWADRHSLIIIIGLGEAVISMGTAVVYTPVSARIVVAAFLGTALLAALWWTYFGWDSTEGERALAAADLRTRTRLARDAYTWLHLPMVAGIVLVSLGLRKTMSVLGSRGFFELGPPPYPLAHAALFGGVLLYLLGVQAFRWRTTGRGRPARQALTLVVAALLPLTAGLSALLALALLAAACLALTAFEVLRDHERAATGPVPSR; encoded by the coding sequence GTGGGCGGCCTCGGTCGGATCCAGCTGGCCGGCGACGCGGGCGACGTCAGCCGGCTGGAGCTGTTCCTCGACCTGATCTTCGTCTTCGCGTTCCTCAACGTCACCGGGGTGACCGCCGAGCAGCTCAACCTGTCCGGGCTGCCCCGGGGCCTGCTGCTGCTCGTGCTGCTCTGGTGGTGCTGGGCGCCGTTCGCCTGGCTGGGCAGCACCGTCCGGTTGGACCGCGGGGTCATGCCGGTGGTGATGTTCGGGCTCAGCGCCACCCTGTTCGTGATGGGCCTGACGGTGCGGGAGGCGTTCCAGGACCGGCCGGGCGGCCTGTCCGGCCCGCTGGTCTTCGCCGTCGGCTACCTGCTCGTACGCGGCACCACGCTGACCGTCACCGTGGTGGCCGCCGCCGGAGAGGTGCGTCCCCGCCGGCTGCTGCGGCGGGCGTCGCCGCCCCCGTTGGCCGGCGCACTGTTCCTGCTCGCCGCCGCGCTGGTCCCGGCCCGGGTGCCGGACGAGGTGGGTCGCGAGTGGATCCGCTTCGCGCTGGTGGGCTGCGCGATCGTCGCCGAGTACGGCGGGGCCATGCTGCTCGGCGCGGACCTGTGGCGGATCGGCTCGATCCCGTACTGGGCGGAGCGGCACGGACTGATCATCCTGATCGGGTTCGGCGAGACGATCATCTCGGTGGGGCTGAGCCAGGGGGTGGCCACGGCCCAGCCGCTGACCCCGGAGGTGCTGGTCGGTGCGCTGCTCGGGGTGGCGCTGGCCGGCGCGCTGTGGTGGACGTACTTCGACCTGGCCCGGTTCGCGGCCGAGCAGGCGCTGGAGCGGGTCGCCGGCACCCGGCGCGCGCTGCTCGGCCGGGACGCGTACAGCTTCCTGCACCTGCCGATGATGACCGGGCTCATCCTGGTGGCGCTCGGCCTCAAGAAGGTGCTCGGTGAGCTGCAGGTGGGCAGCGACAAGCCGACCCCGCTGCTCACCCTGCTCGTGCTCCACGGCGGGGTGCTGCTCTACCTGTCGGCGCTGGTGCTGTTCGAGGTGCGGACGCTGCGCATCCTGGGCCGCTCCCCCGTGCTCGGGATTGTGCTGGTGGCCGGGCTGGCGCCGCTCGCTCCGCACCTGCCGGTGCTGGCCGAGCTGGCCCTGCTGGCCGCCGCGGTGGGCGCGACAGCGCTGGCCGACCTGACCGTGTTCCGGCGCCGGCACCGCCGGTTGCACGCGCAGATCGGGCCGGCCCAGGAGCACGCCGGGGTCACCCCGAAGGAGCTCTTCTTCGACCTGGTCTTCGTCTACGCGTTCCTCCAGGTGGCCGCCCTGATGGCCGACGACCCGACGTGGCCGGGCCTGGCGCGCGGGCTGCTGGTGCTCGCCGTGCTCTGGCAGGGCTGGTGCGCGTACGCCTGGCTGGCGGCCGAGGTCCGCGCGGAGAACGCGGTGGTCCGCCTGGTCATGGTGCTGGTGGTGGCGCTCACCGCGATGATCACGCTGGCCAGCCCGCAGGCGCTCGACGACTCGCGCGGCGGCCTGCCCGGGCCGCTGGTCTTCGTCGCCTGCTACGCGGCCATCCGGCTGCTGCACCTGGCCTCGTTCGGGCTGGTGGCGTGGCAGGACCCAGGCTGGCGGACACCGCCGGTGCGGGCCGCCACGCCGACCCTTGTCGCGCTCGGCCTCATGCTGGTCGCCGCGCTGCTGCCGCTGCCCGTCGGCGACGTCCGCCAGTTCTCCCCGCCGCGGGTCGCGCTGTGGGTGCTCGCCATCGCTGTCGACGTGCTCGGCAACGCCCGGGTGGGCGTGCGCCACCTCAGCGTGCGTTCGGCCGAGCACTGGGCCGACCGGCACAGCCTGATCATCATCATCGGGCTGGGCGAGGCGGTGATCTCGATGGGCACCGCGGTGGTCTACACGCCGGTCTCGGCCCGGATCGTGGTGGCCGCGTTCCTGGGCACCGCCCTGCTGGCCGCCCTGTGGTGGACCTACTTCGGCTGGGACAGCACCGAGGGGGAACGGGCGCTGGCCGCGGCCGACCTCCGGACCCGGACCCGGCTGGCCCGCGACGCGTACACCTGGTTGCACCTGCCGATGGTGGCCGGGATCGTGCTGGTCTCGCTCGGCCTGCGCAAGACCATGTCGGTGCTGGGCAGCCGGGGTTTCTTCGAGCTCGGGCCGCCGCCGTACCCGCTGGCGCACGCCGCGCTCTTCGGCGGGGTGCTGCTCTACCTGTTGGGGGTCCAGGCGTTCCGGTGGCGGACGACCGGGCGCGGGCGACCGGCCCGCCAGGCGCTGACCCTGGTCGTGGCGGCGCTGCTGCCGCTGACGGCCGGCCTGTCGGCGCTGCTCGCGCTGGCGCTGCTGGCCGCGGCCTGCCTGGCCCTCACCGCGTTCGAGGTGCTCCGCGACCACGAGCGGGCGGCCACCGGGCCGGTGCCGTCGCGCTGA